A single Thermoleophilia bacterium DNA region contains:
- a CDS encoding MraY family glycosyltransferase produces MFSLSTPERTAALGFLIAAVIVYILTPLMGRLARRTGVVDTPSDERRMHEMATPLLGGLGMYIGWLIAVMLLVRVDRPVWGIIGGATIVVALGLFDDLYELEPIVKFIGQLLAIGVAIYFDISVTRIGVPFTHTLIYFPTIISILFTAFWMAMIINMVNFIDGLDGLAAGVCGISAITFAIIAMSTNFPSMAIVAAILAGATFAFLRFNFHPASIFMGDAGSMLLGFVLACVSIESVMKGTAAVALVLPLLVLGVPFIDLSLIVWRRWRRGVPFYSPGQDHVHHDLVLVHGFSQRKSVLLLYSWCVLLSGLAIAWQRGNDVATAILGVAAAVATAYMAKLLSRYRSRRSRADGRPGGSQGGPDSGNGGIAGDSGSPGDAGSGPPS; encoded by the coding sequence GTGTTCAGTCTGTCGACCCCAGAACGCACTGCCGCTCTGGGGTTCCTGATCGCCGCCGTCATCGTCTACATTCTGACGCCGCTCATGGGCCGCCTGGCGCGGCGCACCGGCGTCGTCGATACGCCGAGCGACGAGCGGCGCATGCACGAAATGGCGACGCCTTTGCTCGGCGGTCTCGGCATGTACATCGGCTGGCTCATCGCCGTCATGCTTCTCGTCAGGGTCGATCGCCCCGTCTGGGGCATCATCGGCGGCGCCACCATCGTCGTCGCGCTGGGTCTGTTCGACGATCTCTACGAGCTCGAGCCCATCGTCAAGTTCATCGGTCAGCTTCTGGCGATCGGCGTGGCGATCTACTTCGACATCAGCGTGACGCGTATCGGCGTACCCTTCACCCACACGCTGATCTACTTCCCGACGATCATCTCGATCCTGTTCACCGCGTTCTGGATGGCGATGATCATCAACATGGTCAACTTCATCGATGGCTTAGACGGGCTCGCCGCCGGCGTCTGCGGCATCTCCGCCATCACGTTCGCGATCATCGCCATGAGCACGAACTTCCCCTCCATGGCGATCGTCGCCGCGATCCTCGCCGGCGCGACCTTCGCCTTCCTGCGCTTCAACTTCCACCCGGCGAGCATCTTCATGGGCGACGCCGGGTCGATGCTGCTCGGCTTCGTCCTCGCCTGTGTGAGCATCGAGTCGGTGATGAAGGGCACGGCCGCGGTCGCGCTCGTGCTGCCGCTGCTCGTGCTCGGCGTGCCCTTCATCGACCTATCGCTCATCGTCTGGCGTCGCTGGCGGCGGGGCGTGCCGTTCTACTCGCCCGGCCAGGATCATGTTCACCATGACCTCGTGCTCGTGCACGGCTTCTCGCAACGCAAGAGCGTGCTCCTGCTCTATTCGTGGTGCGTGTTGCTGAGCGGCCTGGCGATCGCCTGGCAGCGCGGCAACGACGTCGCAACGGCGATCCTCGGTGTCGCCGCGGCGGTCGCGACCGCGTACATGGCAAAGCTTCTGAGTCGCTACCGTTCGCGCCGGAGCCGCGCCGACGGGCGCCCCGGCGGCTCGCAAGGCGGTCCCGACTCGGGCAATGGCGGCATCGCCGGCGACTCGGGATCTCCCGGCGATGCCGGCTCGGGGCCGCCGTCGTGA
- a CDS encoding cytidine/deoxycytidylate deaminase family protein: protein MSRPADRAGAAAEVGDTRPSWREYFLGLARQASTRSTCRRRQVGAVLVRDKRVLATGYNGAPKGVEHCLDIGCLREQLGVPSGERHELCRAIHAEQNAIIQAAVHGVGIDGATLYCTHQPCILCAKMLINCGVKEIHWIDGYPDELSLTLLEEAGVRLQQEDQP from the coding sequence ATGAGCCGGCCCGCCGACAGGGCGGGCGCCGCCGCTGAGGTCGGCGACACCAGGCCGAGCTGGCGTGAGTACTTCCTCGGCCTGGCCCGGCAAGCCTCCACGCGCTCTACGTGTCGACGCCGCCAGGTGGGCGCCGTGCTCGTGCGCGACAAACGTGTTCTCGCGACTGGTTACAACGGCGCCCCCAAGGGTGTCGAGCACTGCCTCGACATCGGCTGCCTCCGGGAGCAGCTCGGCGTGCCCTCCGGCGAGCGGCACGAACTTTGCCGCGCCATCCACGCCGAGCAGAACGCCATCATTCAGGCGGCGGTTCACGGCGTGGGCATCGACGGCGCCACCTTGTACTGCACGCACCAGCCATGCATCCTCTGTGCGAAGATGCTCATCAACTGTGGCGTCAAAGAGATCCACTGGATCGACGGGTACCCTGACGAGCTGTCTCTGACGTTGCTCGAGGAGGCCGGCGTGCGTTTGCAGCAGGAGGATCAACCATAG
- the hisF gene encoding imidazole glycerol phosphate synthase subunit HisF, with product MHMKRVIPCLDVRDGRVVKGVNFVGLRDAGDPVELAARYDAEGADELVFLDITASHERREIIAALAARCAEQVFIPFTIGGGLNSVDDVRLILAAGADKVTMNTAAVQDPALIRRCSERFGAQCIVVAIDAKRVPGSGEEGRPLRWEVYTHGGRTGTGIDAVAWAARAAELGAGEFMLTSMDRDGTLDGYDLALTRAVARAVDVPVIASGGVGNLEHLAQGLLEGEADAVLAASIFHYGTYSLAETKAYLAARGIPVRQPLDEDLPAE from the coding sequence GTGCACATGAAGCGCGTCATCCCGTGCCTCGACGTGCGCGACGGACGGGTAGTCAAAGGCGTCAACTTCGTCGGTCTGCGCGACGCCGGCGACCCCGTTGAGCTCGCGGCGCGCTACGACGCCGAGGGCGCCGATGAGCTCGTCTTCCTCGACATCACGGCGTCCCACGAGCGCCGCGAGATCATCGCCGCGCTGGCGGCGCGCTGCGCGGAACAGGTCTTCATTCCATTTACCATCGGCGGCGGCCTCAACAGCGTCGACGACGTGCGTCTCATTCTCGCCGCCGGCGCCGACAAGGTGACCATGAACACCGCCGCCGTACAGGATCCCGCGCTCATTCGGCGCTGCTCGGAGCGCTTCGGAGCGCAGTGCATCGTCGTCGCCATCGATGCCAAGCGGGTGCCCGGGAGCGGGGAGGAGGGGCGCCCGCTGCGCTGGGAGGTCTACACCCACGGCGGGCGCACCGGCACCGGCATCGATGCCGTCGCGTGGGCGGCGCGGGCGGCCGAGTTGGGCGCCGGCGAGTTCATGCTCACGAGCATGGACCGCGACGGCACGCTGGACGGCTACGATCTGGCGCTCACGCGCGCCGTAGCACGGGCCGTCGATGTTCCCGTCATCGCCTCCGGCGGTGTCGGCAACCTGGAGCATCTCGCTCAGGGGCTGCTCGAGGGCGAGGCCGACGCCGTGCTCGCGGCCAGCATCTTCCACTACGGCACGTACTCGCTGGCCGAGACCAAGGCGTACCTGGCGGCCCGCGGCATCCCCGTGCGGCAGCCGCTCGACGAAGACCTGCCGGCGGAGTAG
- the hisH gene encoding imidazole glycerol phosphate synthase subunit HisH, producing the protein MTPVAAGRRPSVAIIDYGMGNLASVAKALERSGAEASITASRTVVRDADAVVLPGVGAFRDAAERLEQSGLGEVVVERIAAGVPFLGVCLGLQLLFESSGEGGRWPGLGVFGGTVERLETTLKVPHIGWNELTWTPAGHEMAGDLPDGVAVYFVHSYAARPADPAVVAATTDYGGPVVAAVARENVWAVQFHPEKSSTAGLHLLAGFVRRVRREVSAP; encoded by the coding sequence CTGACACCTGTCGCCGCCGGTCGCCGGCCCTCCGTTGCCATCATTGACTACGGCATGGGCAACCTCGCCAGCGTCGCCAAGGCGCTCGAACGCAGCGGCGCCGAGGCGAGCATCACCGCCAGTCGCACGGTGGTGCGCGACGCCGACGCCGTCGTTCTGCCGGGCGTCGGCGCCTTTCGCGATGCCGCCGAGCGGCTCGAGCAGAGCGGCCTCGGCGAGGTAGTCGTCGAGCGCATCGCCGCCGGGGTGCCGTTTCTCGGCGTCTGCCTCGGTCTGCAACTGCTCTTCGAGAGCAGCGGCGAGGGCGGGCGCTGGCCGGGCCTGGGCGTGTTCGGCGGCACGGTGGAGCGTCTCGAGACGACGCTCAAGGTGCCGCACATCGGCTGGAACGAGCTCACGTGGACGCCGGCCGGCCACGAGATGGCCGGCGACCTGCCGGACGGCGTCGCCGTCTACTTCGTGCACTCGTACGCCGCCCGGCCCGCCGATCCCGCGGTCGTCGCCGCGACGACCGACTACGGCGGGCCCGTCGTCGCGGCAGTAGCGCGCGAGAACGTCTGGGCGGTACAGTTTCACCCGGAGAAGAGCTCAACCGCCGGCCTACATCTGTTGGCCGGCTTCGTGCGACGTGTCCGGCGGGAGGTGAGCGCACCGTGA
- the hisA gene encoding 1-(5-phosphoribosyl)-5-[(5-phosphoribosylamino)methylideneamino]imidazole-4-carboxamide isomerase: protein MIVFPAVDIQGGKAVRLRRGDFNDATVFGDNPLELALQWEAEGAEALHLVDLDAARTGEMVNVGVVEKIVNAVKIPVQYGGGVRSAKSLAYMAGIGVHWVVMGTAAMTSTDLLDQALDWLGDRLVVGVDCSGGMVATHGWQQRSQMPALTFVKALETYGVRRVVYTDVNRDGMLRGPDFAGLEDLAAQTSLEYILSGGISWLDDLKKLARLQTPNVVGVIVGRALYEDSFTVAEARAVFEH from the coding sequence GTGATCGTGTTTCCGGCGGTCGATATTCAGGGCGGCAAGGCTGTGCGTCTGCGGCGGGGCGACTTCAACGACGCCACCGTCTTCGGCGACAACCCGCTGGAACTGGCGCTGCAGTGGGAGGCGGAGGGCGCCGAGGCGCTGCACCTCGTCGACCTCGATGCGGCGCGCACCGGCGAGATGGTCAACGTCGGCGTCGTCGAGAAGATCGTCAATGCGGTCAAGATCCCGGTGCAGTACGGTGGCGGCGTGCGCAGCGCCAAGAGTCTTGCCTATATGGCCGGCATCGGCGTGCACTGGGTGGTCATGGGTACGGCGGCGATGACGTCCACCGACCTTCTCGATCAAGCTCTCGACTGGCTCGGTGATCGCCTCGTGGTGGGCGTCGACTGCAGCGGCGGCATGGTCGCCACTCACGGCTGGCAGCAGCGTTCGCAGATGCCGGCGCTTACGTTCGTGAAGGCGCTCGAGACGTATGGCGTGCGGCGTGTCGTCTACACCGACGTCAATCGCGACGGCATGTTGCGCGGGCCGGATTTCGCGGGTCTCGAGGACCTGGCGGCGCAGACGTCGCTGGAGTACATTCTCTCCGGCGGCATCAGTTGGCTCGACGATCTCAAGAAGCTGGCGCGGCTGCAGACGCCCAACGTCGTCGGCGTCATCGTCGGGCGCGCCCTCTACGAAGACTCGTTCACGGTGGCCGAAGCGCGCGCCGTCTTCGAGCACTAG
- a CDS encoding PhzF family phenazine biosynthesis protein, whose product MRTLAFHQVDVFAEQALAGNQLAVFFEADGLADVEMQALAREMNFSETTFVSMPVAGGSARVRIFTPAVELPFAGHPSVGTACELVRLGVVPAVEPITRVVLELGVGLTPVDVWVRHGHPVGATVHQGEPSFGATIPRDEAAAVLRLAAADLHPWLAPTCVGTGLTYAIVPLASVEALARAAVDLALLPVFETTYAELYAFAFTGRPTPWLEARCYAPLAGIAEDPATGSAAGPLAAFLAQAGLLAPGEVRVVAQGLRIDRPSYLQVAVVAGSDVSAVAMPPAVAMPPAVAPSAATPTAAAATAHDLAITDVTVGGSVHLVARGEVYLAD is encoded by the coding sequence GTGAGGACCCTCGCCTTCCATCAGGTGGATGTGTTCGCCGAGCAGGCCCTGGCGGGCAATCAGCTGGCGGTGTTCTTCGAGGCCGACGGTCTTGCCGACGTCGAGATGCAGGCGCTGGCGCGCGAGATGAACTTCTCGGAGACGACGTTCGTCTCGATGCCGGTGGCCGGCGGGAGTGCTCGCGTGCGCATCTTCACGCCCGCCGTCGAGCTCCCCTTTGCCGGTCACCCCAGCGTCGGCACCGCCTGTGAGCTTGTGCGTCTGGGCGTTGTCCCGGCCGTCGAGCCGATCACTCGCGTGGTGCTCGAACTGGGTGTGGGGCTCACTCCCGTGGACGTGTGGGTACGCCACGGCCATCCGGTCGGCGCCACGGTTCATCAGGGGGAGCCGAGCTTCGGCGCCACGATCCCGCGCGACGAGGCGGCCGCGGTGCTGCGTCTCGCGGCCGCCGACCTGCATCCGTGGCTGGCGCCGACGTGCGTCGGCACGGGCCTCACCTACGCGATCGTGCCGCTGGCGTCGGTCGAGGCGCTGGCGCGCGCCGCCGTCGACCTGGCCTTGCTGCCGGTCTTCGAGACGACGTACGCCGAGCTGTACGCCTTCGCGTTCACCGGGCGGCCCACGCCCTGGCTGGAGGCGCGCTGCTACGCGCCCCTGGCCGGCATCGCCGAGGACCCCGCCACCGGTAGCGCCGCCGGTCCGCTGGCCGCGTTTCTGGCGCAGGCCGGTCTGCTGGCACCCGGCGAGGTGCGCGTCGTCGCCCAAGGGCTGCGCATCGACCGGCCGAGCTACCTGCAGGTCGCGGTTGTGGCCGGTTCAGACGTCTCCGCCGTCGCGATGCCGCCCGCCGTCGCGATGCCGCCCGCCGTCGCGCCCTCCGCCGCGACACCGACGGCCGCCGCCGCGACGGCTCACGATCTCGCCATCACGGACGTCACCGTCGGCGGTTCCGTGCATCTCGTGGCGCGGGGCGAGGTCTACCTCGCGGACTGA
- the hisD gene encoding histidinol dehydrogenase has translation MKVLPWAEDVAATVAALRAFAPPAAEVRAAVTEIVADVRARGDDAVRAHTLRLDGVELAADYAVSAQERRRRLAELAPGLREALELAAGNVREYHRREAPAAWRATLPQGQVVGQEVVPLAVAGLYVPGGLANYPSSVLMTAIPAQVAGVGRVVVCSPPRRGGGAAAGVAAACELLGVDDLFPIGGAQAVAAMAFGTATIPRCDVIVGPGNAYVTEAKRQVMGAVAIDGLAGPSEVLVIADETAKPAWLAADLLAQAEHGSGSMACLADIGGTLAEPVGAAVTALAAELGIGHDNVAVVACPDRAAAVALCNAFGPEHLELHVADAAALVPRIRNAGAIFVGAHAATAFADYAAGSNHVLPTGGSARFAQGLSVTAFQKRMAVVELDAAAAAALAPYVAAIADEEGLRAHARSARLRALEEQA, from the coding sequence ATGAAGGTACTGCCGTGGGCCGAAGACGTCGCGGCGACGGTCGCGGCGCTGCGTGCGTTCGCGCCGCCGGCCGCCGAGGTGCGCGCCGCCGTCACGGAGATCGTTGCAGACGTGAGGGCGCGCGGCGACGACGCCGTCCGCGCGCACACATTGCGATTGGACGGCGTCGAACTGGCGGCAGACTACGCCGTCTCGGCCCAGGAGCGCCGGCGGCGTCTTGCCGAGCTCGCTCCCGGCTTGCGGGAGGCGCTCGAACTGGCCGCCGGCAACGTGCGCGAATACCATCGCCGCGAAGCGCCCGCGGCCTGGCGGGCGACCCTGCCGCAGGGTCAGGTCGTCGGCCAGGAGGTGGTGCCGCTGGCGGTCGCCGGTCTCTACGTGCCCGGCGGGCTCGCCAACTATCCGTCGTCTGTGCTCATGACGGCGATCCCCGCGCAGGTGGCCGGCGTAGGGCGTGTCGTGGTCTGTTCGCCGCCGCGGCGCGGCGGCGGCGCGGCCGCCGGCGTGGCCGCCGCCTGCGAGCTCCTCGGCGTCGACGATCTCTTCCCGATCGGCGGCGCGCAGGCGGTCGCCGCCATGGCCTTCGGCACGGCGACCATTCCGCGTTGTGACGTCATCGTCGGGCCCGGCAACGCCTACGTCACCGAAGCCAAGCGACAAGTGATGGGCGCCGTCGCCATCGACGGCTTGGCCGGTCCCAGCGAGGTGCTCGTGATCGCCGACGAGACCGCCAAGCCCGCCTGGCTGGCGGCCGACTTGCTGGCTCAGGCGGAACACGGCTCCGGCTCCATGGCCTGTCTCGCCGACATCGGCGGCACGCTGGCGGAACCCGTCGGCGCCGCCGTCACGGCGCTCGCCGCGGAGCTGGGTATCGGCCACGACAACGTGGCCGTCGTCGCCTGCCCCGATCGCGCCGCCGCGGTGGCGCTCTGCAACGCCTTCGGCCCCGAACACCTCGAGTTGCACGTCGCCGACGCGGCCGCGCTCGTGCCGCGGATCCGCAACGCGGGCGCCATCTTCGTCGGCGCCCACGCGGCCACCGCGTTTGCCGACTACGCCGCGGGCAGCAATCACGTGCTACCCACCGGTGGGTCGGCGCGCTTTGCGCAAGGCCTCTCGGTAACCGCTTTCCAGAAGCGGATGGCTGTGGTAGAACTCGACGCCGCCGCGGCGGCAGCGCTGGCGCCGTACGTGGCGGCGATCGCCGATGAGGAGGGGCTGCGGGCGCACGCGCGCTCCGCGCGTCTCCGCGCCCTCGAGGAGCAGGCATGA
- the atpB gene encoding F0F1 ATP synthase subunit A, translating into MKKGKLLIGLVVVVAIAVMGLAALPSLGQHWFTSGPVAAYASEATTTNSESAAADAESGETGGHEEGVDVGAEFQLAPLAPWLEFRAGPFDFSVTKAVIYLWLALAVIIVGTIILNANLKNPMSRRFAFFEGLYDLARQGIVNSVMRKGQGVWFPYIGSIFFFIFVSNLIGLIPLPFGHRDGLAFYGATANLNATVMLALCTFVLTHYAGIRAKGAGGYFKGMIIPSAPPVLRQMLFVLHLISELFRLLSLAVRLFANIVAGHAIFAVFYAMAVVFSFWATSIALQGASIVLYLFEVFVAFIQAFIFAILSAIYIGGALEEEH; encoded by the coding sequence ATGAAGAAGGGCAAGCTGCTGATCGGGCTGGTGGTCGTTGTCGCCATCGCCGTTATGGGACTGGCGGCTCTGCCGAGTCTCGGCCAGCACTGGTTCACGAGTGGTCCGGTCGCGGCGTACGCCAGCGAAGCCACCACCACGAACAGTGAGTCAGCGGCGGCCGACGCCGAGAGCGGCGAGACCGGCGGCCACGAGGAAGGTGTCGACGTCGGTGCCGAGTTCCAGTTGGCGCCGCTTGCTCCTTGGCTCGAGTTCAGGGCGGGCCCCTTCGACTTCTCGGTCACCAAGGCCGTGATCTACCTGTGGCTGGCGCTGGCCGTCATCATTGTCGGCACGATCATCCTCAACGCCAATCTCAAGAACCCGATGAGCCGCCGTTTCGCGTTCTTCGAGGGTCTTTACGACCTTGCTCGTCAGGGCATCGTCAACTCGGTCATGCGCAAAGGGCAGGGCGTCTGGTTCCCCTACATCGGCAGCATCTTCTTCTTCATCTTCGTCTCCAACCTCATCGGTCTCATTCCGCTGCCGTTTGGTCATCGCGACGGCCTCGCCTTCTACGGCGCCACGGCGAACCTCAACGCGACGGTCATGCTCGCTCTCTGCACCTTTGTGCTCACGCACTACGCCGGCATTCGTGCCAAGGGGGCCGGCGGGTACTTCAAGGGCATGATCATCCCGAGCGCGCCGCCGGTCTTGAGGCAGATGCTCTTTGTGCTCCACCTCATCAGCGAGCTCTTCCGTCTTCTTTCGCTCGCTGTCCGTCTCTTCGCCAATATCGTCGCCGGTCACGCGATCTTCGCGGTCTTCTACGCGATGGCCGTCGTCTTCTCGTTCTGGGCCACGTCGATCGCTCTCCAGGGCGCCTCGATCGTGCTCTATTTGTTCGAGGTCTTCGTCGCCTTCATCCAGGCGTTCATCTTCGCCATTCTCTCCGCCATCTACATCGGTGGAGCACTTGAAGAGGAGCATTAG
- the glyA gene encoding serine hydroxymethyltransferase gives MSPVGREWRREPLYHLDPELNDLLRRELIRQQETLELIASENFASRAVLEATGSVLTNKYAEGLPGARYYGGCEIVDEVEQLAIDRCKSLFGAEHVNVQPHSGSSANLAALFALLEPGDTLMAMHLTHGGHLTHGLNINYSGRTYNVVPYHVRPDTETIDFDEVRALARKHRPKLIICGYSSYPRIVDFALFREIADEVGALLMADIAHIAGLIAAGVHPSPIPYCDVVTSTTHKTLTGPRAGLIMCREEFGKAIDRAVFPGMQGGPLMHVIAAKAVCLNIAASEEFRRLQQQIVTNCAVLAETLSAGGLRLVSGGTDVHLALVDLRSTGLNGLQCQDLLERVNITANRNVVPFESSSFNVASGLRVGSPAVTTRGFMEADMRTTGELMLRAIEHCDDDSALDEIRREVVELLDRFPLYEFL, from the coding sequence GTGAGCCCAGTCGGTCGCGAGTGGCGGCGCGAGCCGCTCTACCATCTCGACCCCGAGCTCAACGATCTGCTGCGGCGCGAGCTCATTCGTCAGCAGGAGACGCTGGAGCTCATCGCCAGCGAGAACTTCGCCAGTCGCGCAGTGCTCGAGGCAACGGGCTCCGTGCTCACCAACAAGTACGCCGAGGGTCTTCCCGGGGCGCGATACTACGGTGGGTGCGAGATCGTCGACGAAGTCGAGCAGCTCGCCATCGATCGCTGCAAGAGCCTGTTCGGCGCCGAGCATGTCAACGTGCAGCCGCACTCTGGCTCGTCGGCCAATCTGGCGGCGCTCTTCGCCTTGCTCGAGCCTGGCGACACACTGATGGCCATGCATCTCACGCACGGCGGCCACCTCACGCACGGCCTCAACATCAACTACTCAGGGCGCACGTACAACGTCGTTCCGTACCACGTGCGCCCCGACACGGAGACCATCGACTTCGACGAGGTCCGTGCGCTCGCCCGCAAACATCGTCCCAAGCTCATCATCTGCGGCTACAGCTCGTATCCGCGTATCGTCGACTTCGCTCTCTTCCGTGAGATCGCCGACGAGGTGGGGGCGCTGCTGATGGCCGACATCGCGCACATCGCCGGTCTCATCGCCGCCGGTGTGCATCCCAGCCCTATTCCTTACTGCGATGTCGTCACCAGCACGACGCACAAGACGCTCACCGGGCCGCGCGCCGGCCTCATCATGTGTCGTGAGGAGTTCGGCAAGGCCATCGATCGCGCCGTCTTCCCGGGCATGCAGGGCGGCCCGCTGATGCACGTGATCGCCGCCAAGGCGGTGTGTCTCAACATCGCCGCCAGCGAGGAGTTCCGGCGGCTGCAGCAACAGATCGTCACGAACTGCGCCGTGCTCGCCGAGACGCTCTCCGCAGGCGGTCTGCGTCTCGTCTCCGGCGGCACCGACGTGCATCTCGCGCTTGTCGATCTGCGCAGCACGGGGCTCAACGGCCTGCAGTGTCAAGACCTGCTCGAGCGCGTCAACATCACCGCAAATCGCAATGTTGTGCCTTTCGAATCGAGTTCCTTCAACGTCGCCAGCGGCCTGCGCGTGGGTTCGCCGGCGGTCACGACGCGCGGCTTCATGGAGGCCGACATGCGCACAACCGGCGAGCTCATGCTGCGTGCCATCGAGCACTGCGACGACGACTCGGCGCTCGACGAGATCCGTCGTGAGGTGGTCGAGCTCCTCGATCGCTTCCCGCTGTACGAGTTTCTATGA
- the rpiB gene encoding ribose 5-phosphate isomerase B — MKIAAGADHAGFVVKKSVVRRLRSLGHEVVDLGPDSGDAPVDYPTYAHAVAEMVASGEADRGLLVCGTGIGMCMAANRHKGVRAAVCATPHMAHMARRHNDANVLCLAGRVLSEDEAWAITEVWMTTAFEGGRHQHRIDLIDAEEEGGTQ; from the coding sequence GTGAAGATCGCTGCCGGTGCCGACCACGCCGGGTTCGTGGTCAAGAAATCCGTCGTGCGTCGCCTCCGCTCTCTCGGGCATGAGGTCGTCGACCTCGGTCCAGACTCCGGCGACGCGCCGGTCGACTATCCCACGTATGCGCACGCGGTGGCCGAGATGGTCGCCAGCGGCGAGGCCGACCGCGGGCTCCTCGTCTGCGGTACCGGCATCGGCATGTGCATGGCCGCGAACCGGCACAAGGGCGTGCGTGCGGCCGTCTGCGCCACGCCGCACATGGCGCACATGGCACGGCGCCACAACGACGCCAACGTTCTCTGTCTGGCTGGACGAGTGCTCAGCGAAGACGAAGCGTGGGCGATCACGGAGGTATGGATGACGACGGCGTTCGAGGGTGGTCGGCACCAACACCGTATCGATCTCATCGACGCCGAAGAAGAGGGAGGAACGCAGTGA
- the hisB gene encoding imidazoleglycerol-phosphate dehydratase HisB, whose product MTQRRAEVRRTTNETDIALSLTLDGSGQAEVATGIGFLDHMLELFAHHSGFDLTVRATGDLHVDGHHTVEDTALALGQALREALGDKRGVRRYGSFLLPMDEALAMVALDLSGRPYFVHDLQLAGVRIGAFDGDLTAHFFRSLAMQAGLTLHVRLLSGGDAHHVVEAVFKGVARALAQACEQTGDAVVPSTKGML is encoded by the coding sequence ATGACGCAACGCCGGGCAGAGGTTCGCCGCACCACCAACGAGACCGATATCGCGCTGTCGCTGACGCTGGACGGCAGCGGTCAGGCCGAGGTCGCGACGGGCATCGGTTTTCTCGACCACATGCTCGAGCTCTTCGCCCACCACAGCGGGTTCGACCTTACAGTGCGGGCCACCGGCGACCTTCACGTCGACGGCCACCACACGGTCGAAGACACCGCGCTGGCTTTGGGCCAGGCACTGCGTGAGGCGCTCGGCGACAAACGCGGCGTGCGTCGCTACGGCTCGTTCCTGCTGCCCATGGACGAAGCGCTGGCGATGGTCGCCCTCGATCTCTCCGGGCGACCCTACTTCGTTCACGATCTGCAACTCGCCGGGGTGCGCATCGGCGCCTTCGACGGCGATCTCACGGCGCACTTCTTTCGCTCGCTGGCCATGCAGGCGGGACTCACGCTCCACGTCCGCCTGCTCTCCGGCGGAGACGCCCACCACGTCGTCGAAGCCGTCTTCAAGGGCGTCGCCCGCGCCCTGGCGCAGGCTTGCGAGCAGACGGGCGACGCCGTTGTGCCCTCGACGAAAGGCATGCTCTGA
- a CDS encoding AtpZ/AtpI family protein has protein sequence MTPDRPEGNQSGRRRPPTSAETVAFMVLGGIVTGLGIGAGIDWLLDTLPWMSVIGVFAGFALALYAIYLETK, from the coding sequence GTGACCCCAGATCGCCCGGAGGGTAATCAGAGCGGCCGTCGCCGGCCACCTACGTCGGCCGAGACGGTCGCGTTTATGGTGCTGGGGGGCATCGTCACAGGTCTCGGCATTGGTGCCGGGATCGACTGGCTTCTCGATACCCTTCCTTGGATGTCGGTGATTGGCGTGTTTGCTGGATTCGCGTTGGCGCTCTACGCGATCTATCTAGAGACGAAGTAG
- a CDS encoding Sua5/YciO/YrdC/YwlC family protein, with product MNAVAERIDLARLDDSGCAALVARLRAARLVCFPTDTVYGVGGACTAEVAAALVNAKGRDLGKPLQVVFPSVALLETLVPMASPLLAACRALLPGPLTLVIPYPPGWTIPTPAATLGVRVPAWPPPARCLSRLDFPLLASSANPSGGVAPASLDAVDATLLATCEVALDAGPVSGVASTVLDLSEFADTGAWRVLRAGAAAEGAIAAELAAVASTEDLGATP from the coding sequence GTGAACGCCGTCGCCGAACGCATCGATCTCGCCCGCCTCGACGATTCGGGTTGCGCGGCGCTGGTAGCGCGATTGCGTGCCGCGCGCCTCGTCTGCTTTCCCACCGACACGGTGTACGGCGTCGGTGGGGCGTGCACGGCGGAGGTCGCCGCGGCGTTGGTGAACGCCAAGGGCCGCGATCTCGGCAAGCCGCTCCAGGTCGTCTTCCCGTCCGTCGCTTTGCTCGAGACGCTGGTGCCCATGGCGTCACCGCTGCTCGCCGCCTGCCGCGCGCTTCTGCCCGGGCCGTTGACGCTGGTGATTCCGTATCCGCCCGGGTGGACGATCCCGACCCCGGCGGCCACGCTGGGCGTGCGTGTGCCCGCCTGGCCGCCGCCGGCGCGGTGCCTCTCGCGGCTCGACTTCCCGCTGCTCGCCTCGAGCGCCAATCCCAGCGGCGGTGTCGCGCCGGCGTCGCTGGACGCGGTTGATGCGACGCTGCTCGCCACCTGCGAAGTGGCGCTCGACGCCGGGCCGGTGAGCGGCGTCGCCTCCACGGTGCTCGACCTCTCGGAATTCGCCGATACCGGCGCTTGGCGGGTGCTGCGCGCCGGTGCCGCCGCAGAGGGGGCCATCGCGGCCGAGCTCGCGGCGGTCGCCTCCACTGAGGACTTGGGGGCGACGCCGTGA